The Eubacterium sp. MSJ-33 genomic sequence ACAAATCGAAAGCGCAACTCCCATATCTCCAACAAGGAAATATAATGGAATTGCAAAAAATGCCGCACTATCCGTCTCCAGTGTAGAAAAATAATTAAAATCACGCAGGAATATCGTTCTCTGTTTCCACATTTCCACACAGTGACGAATCGCCAGTGAAGAATCATAATCGAGCCATTGATTCACGCGAAGATTCATTGCGATTGTACTTCCCAATTGAAATACCATAATCGCCAGAAAAAGATATCGGATTATGGTATCTAGTTTTGCGTAAGAAATATTAAATTTGATTGTTTTGGTTTCTTTCATTGGTATTTTCTAAAACACAATCTTTGTCCCATTGCTACATTTTCAAGCCGACTTTCTGCACTTAATATCTCATCAATATTCTCCATCAGCTCCATTAAATCTTTTGATACTTTCTCTTGCTTAGCAGATGGTTCACCTGCATAAAATGAATTTTTATTGAAAGCAAAACTATCTAGATGTGGAACAACAATACAATCTTTTAAAAAGAATTCTATACTTTTCCCTAATCCTGGTGCAATTTTTTCCATATCTGTTCCGCTTTCTTCCCGCGAACCAGCCAATAAACGGGACAACTTATTTTCATCTATCCCAGTAACCCTACTTAAATAAGTCTGCTTGATTTTCATCTCAGACAAATATTAGTTTACATTTCTTATAAATTTTGTCATGGTCCCCCTCTCCTTTTCTAAAATATATTTTAATGTGTCGCACTTTTCGTGTCCACTAATTTATACTAACATCATACTGCCTCCACCGCAGATGTATCAAAAAAGTTTCTCTGACTGTCATAATTTGTTGGTGCAGCAATAATTACAAAATCTGCATCCCGATATGCGCTTTCACCATCTAATGTCGCAAAAAGGTGTAATTCCTTTTCAGCCAAATATTTCTCAATATATTCGTCCTGGATTGGTGAAATCCTGTTATTTATCTTTTCCACTTTTTCAGGTATAACATCCACTGCGACAACCTCATGATGTTGTGCAAGCAATGTTGCCAGAGAGAGTCCTACATAACCGGTACCTGCAACTGCTATTTTTATTTCTTTAAATGTTCTCATTGCTCTATATTATCCTCACTGTTTTTCACATTTTTAAACACATGCTTTTTCCCAATCACGTAATTTATCACAATCACAAACACCGTAATA encodes the following:
- a CDS encoding helix-turn-helix domain-containing protein, translated to MKIKQTYLSRVTGIDENKLSRLLAGSREESGTDMEKIAPGLGKSIEFFLKDCIVVPHLDSFAFNKNSFYAGEPSAKQEKVSKDLMELMENIDEILSAESRLENVAMGQRLCFRKYQ